The Streptomyces sp. NBC_01775 genome includes a region encoding these proteins:
- a CDS encoding maleylpyruvate isomerase family mycothiol-dependent enzyme — MSARPDPVLEWAAKGTAAFEAAVHRLTDADLTRPSYLPGWSRAHVVAHVARNADALVNLMTWARTGVENPMYASADQRADGIEDGARRPAGVLREELLAADGRLAEAFAGLPDECWGATVRTARGREVPASQVPWMRVREVWVHTVDLNITTFDDVPHEVCAALVDDVAAAFRARPDCPPVELRTERDVRTWLLGAPGGAEPVAVSGGLPSLAAYATGRPVPGPLYPTGGGSLPKLPAWL; from the coding sequence GTGAGCGCACGCCCGGACCCGGTGCTGGAGTGGGCCGCCAAGGGGACGGCCGCCTTCGAGGCGGCCGTGCACCGGCTGACCGACGCGGATCTCACCCGACCGTCGTACCTGCCGGGCTGGAGCAGGGCCCACGTCGTCGCCCACGTGGCCCGGAACGCCGACGCGCTCGTCAACCTGATGACCTGGGCGCGTACGGGTGTGGAGAACCCGATGTACGCCAGTGCCGACCAGCGTGCCGACGGGATCGAGGACGGCGCCCGCCGGCCGGCGGGCGTGCTGCGTGAGGAACTCCTCGCGGCCGACGGACGACTGGCCGAGGCGTTCGCCGGCCTGCCGGACGAGTGCTGGGGCGCGACCGTGCGCACGGCACGGGGACGCGAGGTGCCGGCCTCCCAGGTGCCCTGGATGCGCGTGCGCGAGGTGTGGGTCCACACCGTCGATCTGAACATCACCACCTTCGACGATGTCCCGCACGAGGTGTGCGCGGCGCTCGTCGACGACGTGGCCGCCGCCTTCCGGGCCCGCCCGGACTGCCCCCCTGTCGAGCTGCGGACCGAGAGGGATGTCCGCACCTGGCTCCTGGGCGCGCCCGGCGGCGCGGAGCCGGTCGCGGTGAGCGGTGGCCTTCCCAGCCTGGCCGCCTACGCGACCGGGCGCCCCGTGCCCGGCCCTCTGTACCCGACCGGCGGGGGATCCCTGCCGAAGCTGCCCGCGTGGCTGTGA
- a CDS encoding FAD-dependent monooxygenase, with protein sequence MKVACIGAGPGGLFFATLLKRSRPGAEVVVFERNRSGDTFGFGVVFSDATLDAIDAADPVLSEALEKHGRHWDDIEVRVHGTRERVGGMGMAAVVRKTLLSLLLERARAEGVQMRFQHEVRDPAELDEFDLVVVCDGANSRFRTMFADDFGPTAEVASAKFIWFGTTYMFDGLTFVHQGGPHGVFAAHAYPISDSLSTFIVETGADSWAAAGLDAFDPSTPPGPSDEKTKSYLEDLFREQIDGHALVGNNSRWANFATRRARSWRRGKWVLLGDAAHTAHFSVGSGTKMAMEDAVVLAEALGEASHSVPEALGIYEERRRPEVARIQNSARPSLSWWEHFGRYVRSFDDPTRFAFHFLTRSIPRRKLAVRDASYVDRVDGWWRRRHEAEPLETPFRAGPFRLPSRRVTAGDDGLTGADGTRIPMVPFDGRPSHAGVWIDAPGTEEGLPLALDQVRETAQAGTPLIGVRGGTALTRVLVAEEARLVHGLPAAVIGAYDDDTLTTFVLSGRADLVGGTK encoded by the coding sequence ATGAAAGTTGCCTGCATCGGCGCAGGTCCCGGAGGACTTTTCTTCGCCACGCTGCTGAAGCGGAGTCGGCCCGGCGCCGAGGTTGTGGTCTTCGAACGCAACCGCTCCGGCGACACGTTCGGCTTCGGAGTGGTCTTCTCCGACGCCACACTCGACGCCATCGACGCCGCCGACCCCGTCCTCAGCGAGGCGCTGGAGAAGCACGGCCGGCACTGGGACGACATCGAGGTCCGCGTGCACGGTACGCGGGAGCGCGTCGGCGGCATGGGCATGGCGGCCGTGGTCCGCAAGACGCTGCTGAGCCTGTTGCTGGAGCGGGCCCGCGCCGAGGGCGTGCAGATGCGTTTCCAGCACGAGGTCCGCGATCCCGCCGAGCTGGACGAGTTCGACCTGGTCGTGGTGTGCGACGGCGCCAACAGCCGCTTCCGCACCATGTTCGCCGACGACTTCGGGCCGACCGCCGAGGTGGCGAGCGCGAAGTTCATCTGGTTCGGCACCACCTACATGTTCGACGGGCTCACCTTCGTCCACCAGGGCGGCCCGCACGGTGTCTTCGCCGCCCACGCGTATCCGATCAGCGACTCGCTGAGCACCTTCATCGTCGAAACCGGCGCCGACTCCTGGGCCGCAGCCGGCCTCGACGCCTTCGATCCCTCCACCCCGCCGGGCCCGAGCGACGAGAAGACCAAGAGCTACCTGGAGGACCTGTTCCGCGAGCAGATCGACGGGCATGCGCTGGTCGGCAACAACTCCCGCTGGGCCAACTTCGCTACCCGCAGGGCCCGTTCGTGGCGGCGTGGCAAGTGGGTGCTGCTGGGCGATGCGGCGCACACCGCGCACTTCTCCGTCGGGTCCGGCACCAAGATGGCCATGGAGGACGCGGTCGTACTGGCCGAGGCCCTGGGGGAGGCGTCGCACAGCGTGCCGGAGGCACTCGGGATCTACGAGGAGCGTCGCCGCCCCGAGGTCGCGAGGATCCAGAACTCGGCACGTCCCAGCCTGTCCTGGTGGGAACACTTCGGCCGCTACGTCCGCTCGTTCGACGATCCCACGCGGTTCGCCTTCCATTTCCTCACCCGCAGCATCCCGCGCCGCAAACTCGCCGTGCGCGACGCGTCGTACGTGGACCGCGTCGACGGATGGTGGCGGCGACGCCACGAGGCGGAGCCCCTGGAGACGCCTTTCCGTGCCGGCCCGTTCCGCCTTCCCTCGCGCCGGGTGACGGCCGGCGACGACGGGCTGACCGGGGCTGACGGCACCCGCATCCCGATGGTTCCGTTCGACGGCCGGCCGTCGCACGCGGGCGTGTGGATCGACGCGCCGGGCACGGAGGAGGGTCTGCCGCTCGCCCTCGATCAGGTGCGCGAGACAGCACAGGCGGGCACACCGCTCATCGGCGTACGCGGCGGTACGGCACTGACTCGCGTACTGGTCGCGGAGGAGGCCCGGCTCGTGCACGGACTGCCTGCCGCGGTCATCGGCGCGTATGACGACGACACGCTGACCACGTTCGTGCTGTCCGGCCGAGCCGACCTCGTCGGAGGCACCAAGTGA
- a CDS encoding fumarylacetoacetate hydrolase family protein, protein MKLATIRVNGVTRAVRIDDDRAVDLGESDLVAFLRHSDWATRAATADDETYEGALDYAPVVAPEKVVCVGLNYRTHILEMGRELPSHPTLFNKYARALVGAYDGVTLPAASTQMDWEAELGVVIGAEVRHADTAQARAAIAGYTVLNDVTARDWQYRTTQWDQGKTFEATTPIGPWLVTADDPAVSAQGLSLTCEVDGDTVQKADTGDLVFDPATLVAYLSEIITLVPGDVIATGTPGGVGHARKPARYLQDGTRLVTRIEGIGECRNTCHREMR, encoded by the coding sequence GTGAAGCTCGCCACCATCCGGGTCAACGGCGTCACGCGCGCCGTCCGCATCGATGACGACAGGGCGGTGGACCTGGGTGAGAGCGACCTGGTGGCCTTCCTGCGCCACAGCGACTGGGCGACGCGTGCCGCGACCGCCGATGACGAAACGTACGAAGGCGCCCTGGACTACGCCCCCGTCGTCGCGCCGGAAAAGGTCGTGTGCGTCGGCCTCAACTACCGCACCCACATTCTGGAGATGGGCCGCGAACTCCCCTCGCACCCCACGCTGTTCAACAAGTATGCGCGGGCCCTGGTCGGTGCCTACGACGGCGTGACCCTGCCCGCCGCGTCCACGCAGATGGACTGGGAGGCCGAGCTCGGCGTCGTCATCGGAGCCGAGGTCCGGCACGCCGACACGGCGCAGGCGCGGGCCGCGATCGCCGGGTACACCGTGCTCAACGACGTCACCGCCCGCGACTGGCAGTACCGCACCACCCAGTGGGACCAGGGCAAGACCTTCGAGGCCACCACCCCCATCGGACCGTGGCTTGTGACCGCCGACGACCCCGCGGTGTCCGCCCAGGGCCTGAGCCTGACCTGTGAAGTCGACGGCGACACGGTCCAGAAGGCCGACACCGGCGACCTCGTCTTCGACCCGGCCACGCTGGTCGCGTACCTGTCCGAGATCATCACGCTGGTGCCCGGCGACGTGATCGCCACCGGTACTCCGGGCGGGGTCGGCCACGCCCGCAAGCCCGCTCGCTATCTCCAGGACGGTACGCGCCTCGTCACCCGCATCGAGGGGATCGGCGAGTGCCGCAACACCTGCCACCGGGAGATGCGGTGA
- a CDS encoding amidohydrolase family protein — protein MRIVAVEEAFSIPGAIRQEAAIRQRMAVPGAIKQEWFRRLDDLTELRLADMDANGVDVQVLSYSTPGVEVIEDPAEAVVAARQINDDLAKAVAAHPKRFAGFATLPLQDPKAAVVELRRAVTELGFKGVLYNDHVRGHYLDEPQFRTVWAELERLGVTLYLHPAVVPADNWRVFDGYPVLVGPSWGWTATVGAHALRLIYGGVFDQFPGASVMLGHMGELLPFQMARLDSRYDQVPAEHRVQHLPSYYLRNNVYVTTSGVMSHAALLGAVHTVGVDRVLFSIDYPFESSAEAVGFLRSAPYAPADLASIAHGNAERVLRR, from the coding sequence ATGCGCATCGTGGCCGTGGAAGAGGCCTTCTCCATTCCCGGAGCCATCCGGCAGGAGGCAGCGATCCGTCAGCGCATGGCGGTGCCGGGGGCGATCAAGCAGGAGTGGTTCCGTCGCCTGGACGATCTGACCGAGCTGCGGCTGGCGGACATGGACGCCAACGGGGTCGATGTCCAGGTCCTCTCGTATTCCACGCCGGGCGTGGAAGTGATCGAGGATCCCGCGGAGGCCGTGGTGGCCGCGCGGCAAATCAACGACGATCTCGCCAAGGCGGTCGCCGCACATCCGAAACGGTTCGCGGGCTTTGCCACCCTTCCGTTGCAGGACCCCAAGGCCGCGGTTGTGGAGTTGCGTCGGGCGGTGACGGAGCTCGGGTTCAAGGGCGTGCTGTACAACGACCATGTGCGGGGGCACTACCTGGACGAACCGCAGTTCAGAACGGTATGGGCCGAGCTGGAGCGCCTCGGCGTGACGCTGTATCTGCATCCGGCTGTTGTGCCGGCGGACAACTGGCGGGTCTTCGACGGGTATCCCGTGCTGGTCGGGCCGTCCTGGGGCTGGACCGCGACGGTGGGTGCCCATGCGCTCCGGCTGATCTACGGCGGTGTGTTCGACCAGTTCCCGGGCGCCTCGGTGATGTTGGGGCACATGGGCGAGCTGCTGCCGTTCCAGATGGCCCGGCTCGACAGCCGCTACGACCAGGTGCCTGCCGAGCACAGGGTGCAACACCTGCCCTCGTACTACCTGCGGAACAACGTGTATGTCACCACCAGCGGAGTCATGTCGCATGCCGCGCTGCTGGGAGCCGTCCATACCGTCGGCGTCGACCGGGTGCTGTTCTCCATCGACTACCCGTTCGAGTCGAGCGCCGAGGCCGTGGGATTCCTGCGTTCGGCACCGTACGCGCCGGCCGACCTCGCGAGCATCGCGCACGGCAACGCCGAGCGCGTTCTGAGACGGTGA
- a CDS encoding IclR family transcriptional regulator yields MENSEEPGPSYPVSAAGNALRVVRLLHELDELRVMDVADRLGVARSTAHRILAMLVHEGFAAQDRRKVYRPGPALQAIRGSQAAPPPDLITIAHPHLQQLADAVRETTHLMVLEGNGARFLDGVEGPQALRVSYRTGTLLPAHVTSGGKALLAAMPADRLLALYPNGLPEDRAKAPKDFESLMNELAAVRRDGYATNRQESERGVHAVGACVRDRTGTAIAAVVVAAPSVRCTRARLADLSQPLLTTARDIGQGL; encoded by the coding sequence ATGGAGAATTCGGAAGAGCCTGGCCCCTCGTATCCCGTGAGTGCAGCCGGCAACGCCCTACGTGTCGTCCGGCTGCTGCACGAGCTCGACGAGCTGCGGGTGATGGACGTAGCCGACCGGCTCGGCGTCGCGCGCTCGACCGCCCACCGGATCCTCGCGATGCTCGTCCACGAGGGATTCGCGGCGCAGGACCGCCGCAAGGTGTACCGGCCGGGGCCGGCTCTGCAGGCGATCAGGGGAAGTCAGGCGGCCCCTCCCCCGGATCTGATCACCATCGCCCACCCCCACCTGCAACAACTGGCGGACGCCGTCCGTGAGACGACCCACCTGATGGTGCTCGAGGGCAACGGAGCCCGCTTCCTGGACGGCGTGGAGGGCCCCCAGGCCCTGCGTGTCAGCTACCGCACCGGCACGCTCCTTCCCGCCCACGTGACCTCGGGCGGGAAGGCCCTGCTCGCGGCGATGCCGGCGGACCGGCTCCTGGCCCTCTACCCCAACGGACTCCCCGAGGACCGGGCCAAGGCTCCCAAGGACTTCGAGAGCCTGATGAACGAGCTAGCAGCAGTGCGCCGGGACGGCTACGCGACCAACCGGCAGGAGAGCGAGCGCGGAGTGCACGCCGTCGGTGCGTGTGTGCGCGACCGCACGGGCACCGCCATAGCTGCCGTGGTCGTGGCGGCTCCGTCCGTCCGTTGCACCCGCGCAAGGCTCGCTGACCTGTCCCAACCTCTGCTCACGACCGCGCGGGACATCGGTCAAGGTCTGTGA
- a CDS encoding cupin domain-containing protein: protein MTDTTSEQTEQKLLDELYADFEDVGLIPLWTQVDGLMPMSPQSAAVPHLWRWAQLLPIAQRSGDLVPVGRGGERRAMALSNPGLPGRPYATPTLWTAIQYLGPREVAPSHRHSQGAFRFVVEGEGVWTNVDGDAVAMKRGDLLLTPSWAFHEHQNVTDEPMAWLDGLDIPLVSQLDAGFFEFGPDELSTRETPERSRGERLWGHPGLRPMGLPDQPNSPLAAYRWEHTDAALTAQLELEQEGVPGVIEPGHAGIRFSNPTTGRDALVTMRTEMRRLRAGAQTTPVRQVGSSIWQVFEGEAVAHVGDKVFEIAKGDLFVVPSWCEVSLVARTQVDLFRFSDEPVYEALGLARTSRGEHK, encoded by the coding sequence TTGACCGACACAACCAGCGAGCAGACCGAGCAGAAGCTGCTCGACGAGCTCTACGCGGACTTCGAGGACGTGGGCCTGATCCCGCTGTGGACCCAGGTGGACGGCCTCATGCCGATGTCGCCGCAGTCCGCAGCCGTCCCGCACCTGTGGCGGTGGGCGCAGCTGCTGCCCATCGCACAGCGCTCCGGCGACCTGGTGCCGGTGGGACGTGGCGGCGAGCGCCGCGCCATGGCCCTGTCCAACCCCGGCCTCCCGGGCCGTCCATACGCCACGCCCACGCTGTGGACCGCGATCCAGTACCTGGGTCCGCGCGAGGTCGCCCCCTCGCACCGGCACAGCCAGGGAGCCTTCCGCTTCGTGGTCGAAGGCGAGGGCGTGTGGACCAACGTCGACGGGGACGCGGTCGCCATGAAGCGCGGTGACCTGCTGCTCACGCCGAGCTGGGCCTTCCACGAGCACCAGAACGTCACCGACGAGCCGATGGCCTGGCTCGACGGCCTCGACATCCCGCTCGTCTCCCAACTGGACGCCGGATTCTTCGAGTTCGGCCCCGATGAGCTCTCCACCCGCGAAACCCCCGAGCGCTCGCGCGGCGAACGACTGTGGGGCCACCCCGGGCTGCGCCCGATGGGCCTGCCCGACCAGCCCAACTCCCCGCTGGCCGCCTACCGCTGGGAGCACACCGACGCCGCGCTGACCGCCCAGCTGGAACTGGAGCAGGAAGGCGTGCCCGGCGTGATCGAACCCGGACACGCCGGCATCCGCTTCTCCAACCCCACCACCGGCAGGGACGCCCTGGTCACGATGCGCACTGAGATGCGCCGACTGCGGGCCGGCGCCCAGACCACCCCGGTGCGCCAGGTCGGCTCCTCGATCTGGCAGGTGTTCGAGGGTGAGGCGGTCGCCCACGTCGGCGACAAGGTCTTCGAGATCGCCAAGGGAGACCTGTTCGTCGTCCCGTCCTGGTGCGAGGTCTCCCTCGTAGCCCGCACCCAGGTCGACCTGTTCCGGTTCAGCGACGAGCCCGTCTACGAGGCGCTCGGCCTCGCCCGTACCTCCCGAGGAGAACACAAGTGA